In Leishmania major strain Friedlin complete genome, chromosome 26, a genomic segment contains:
- a CDS encoding putative 40S ribosomal protein S16, translating into MPADKSYALKQVQTFGKKKTAIAVATVTKAAQCNIKVNGVPLQQILPDTLRAKIMEAITVVGSKYYSRLRIDVAVHGGGQVSQAYAARQAIAKGLIAFFQKYHNEVEKAALKDKFLAYDKFLLIADPRRCEPKKWGRHSARTRFTKSYR; encoded by the coding sequence ATGCCCGCTGACAAGAGCTACGCGCTGAAGCAGGTGCAGACCTTCGGCAAGAAGAAGACGGCAATCGCCGTGGCCACGGTCACCAAGGCTGCCCAGTGCAACATCAAGGTGAacggtgtgccgctgcagcagatcCTGCCCGATACGCTGCGCGCGAAGATCATGGAGGCCATCACCGTGGTGGGATCCAAGTACTACTCGCGGCTGCGCATCGATGTGGCGGTGCACGGTGGCGGCCAGGTGTCGCAGGCGTACGCCGCGCGCCAGGCGATCGCGAAGGGCCTCATTGCGTTCTTTCAGAAGTACCACAacgaggtggagaaggccgCGCTGAAGGACAAGTTCCTGGCGTACGACAAGTTCCTGCTCATCGCCGatccccgccgctgcgagcCGAAGAAGTGGGGTCGCCACTCTGCCCGCACACGCTTCACCAAGTCCTACCGGTAA